The following are encoded together in the Xiphophorus hellerii strain 12219 chromosome 3, Xiphophorus_hellerii-4.1, whole genome shotgun sequence genome:
- the smg9 gene encoding protein SMG9 translates to MSESGHSQPGMYGQGRRRRRRRGERDGPPGQNLSGPSRDREYQPRERRDGSEDPPGPLIQKTPIILAKPPSERAKPSQNAPVSGAPLLEKPIMLMKARDDGGKPGTPPEAAAQSSGPGPSKVEREGQRPTQPVYQIQNRGMGASASGNAVDPMVGQSKLLHPEKMKHSIKLVDDQMNWCDSAMEYLRDQTDMLVVGVIGLQGTGKSTIMSLLSANTPEEDQRSYVFRPQSQEIKERGGNQSTGIDFFITQERVIFLDTQPILSPFILDHVINNDRKLPPEYNLPHTYVEMQSLQIAAFLFTVCHVVIVVQDWFTDINLYRFLQTAEMLKPSTPSASHDSTGSSGSDDGAEYYPHIVFLQNKSRREDFCPRNVKNMHTVVDKLMAYSHLKYKGTLSMLDCNIFPGLTQEYLDTEVNMFLLPVQENDGEDNLNKTGAGTYPLFSLLPGYRGHPTFSTMVSKLRSQILAMPRCQLSHTILTEKNWFHYAARIWDGVKKSSALSEYSRLLC, encoded by the exons ATGTCAGAGTCCGGTCACAGCCAGCCCGGGATGTACGGGCAAGGGAGGAGAAGGAGGCGACGCCGGGGAGAGAGAGATGGACCCCCTGGACAAAATCTGTCTGGCCCTAGCCGCGATCGGGAATACCAGCCGAGAGAACGAAGG GATGGAAGTGAGGATCCACCAGGCCCCCTCATCCAAAAAACACCCATCATTCTTGCGAAGCCTCCAAGTGAAAGG GCCAAACCATCACAGAATGCACCTGTTAGTGGAGCTCCACTCCTGGAAAAGCCCATAATGCTAATGAAAGCCAGGGATGATGGAGGGAAGCCAGGGACACCTCCTGAGGCAGCAGCTCAGTCCTCTGGTCCTGGACCTTCTAAGGTAGAAAGGGAAGGTCAGAGACCCACACAACCTGTTTATCAGATCCAAAACCGAGGAATGGGGGCTTCTGCATCTGGCAATGCTGTGGACC CCATGGTCGGTCAGTCTAAACTCCTTCATCCAGAGAAAATGAAGCACAGTATTAAGCTGGTGGATGATCAGATGAATTGGTGTGACAGTGCCATGGAG TATCTGAGGGACCAGACAGACATGTTGGTGGTGGGAGTCATTGGCCTGCAGGGAACTGGGAAATCAACCATTATGTCACTGCTATCTGCCAACACACCTGAAGAAGATCAAAG GAGTTATGTCTTTAGACCCCAGAGTCAAGAAATTAAGGAAAGGGGAGGCAATCAGAGCACAGGTATCGATTTCTTCATCACTCAGGAGAGAGTCATCTTTTTGGATACACAA cctATTCTCAGCCCGTTTATACTTGACCACGTTATCAACAACGACAGAAAGCTGCCCCCAGAGTACAACCTTCCTCACACATATGTGGAAATGCAG TCTCTTCAGATCGCCGCCTTCCTGTTTACTGTGTGCCATGTAGTTATAGTGGTTCAAGATTGGTTTACTGACATAAACCTGTACAG GTTTCTACAGACTGCTGAGATGCTCAAGCCTTCCACCCCATCTGCAAGCCATGACAGCACCGGCTCCTCCGGCAGCGATGATGGTGCAGAGTACTATCCTCATATTG TTTTTCTCCAGAATAAGTCCAGACGAGAGGATTTCTGTCCGAGAAATGTTAAGAACATGCATACGGTGGTGGACAAATTGATGGCATATTCTCATCTTAAATACAAAG GTACATTGTCTATGTTGGATTGCAACATTTTTCCTGGACTGACACAGGAATACCTTGATACTGAAGTCAACATGTTTCTGCTTCCGGTCCAAGAAAATGATGGAGAGGATAACTTGAACAAAACag GAGCGGGAACATATCCACTGTTCTCTCTGCTGCCGGGTTATAGAGGTCACCCCACCTTTTCCACCATGGTCTCCAAGCTCCGCAGTCAGATCCTGGCCATGCCTCGCTGTCAGCTGTCCCACACCATTCTCACTGAGAAAAACTG gTTTCACTACGCAGCACGAATCTGGGATGGTGTTAAAAAGTCATCGGCCCTCTCTGAGTACAGCCGACTCCTCTGCTAA
- the LOC116717300 gene encoding zinc finger protein 836: protein MLEMYRKASEYTVEYEVGEDDEESVTQSDSDEKTSDSCETSENSDSEETALPPPIKNGETCSKCGRGPFRSVKRHLLYCRGVKDKFQCVLCKHYFFTKDALQEHHMPLYLCHSCGQVLPTKNSFSRHPCPRGVKSTLVLFCSESMPKACKICKSFFSSDKALSIHLTNVHSSEISTKQYIVADSSLLAGATSVQTQAAKRNLCVGQAHVDPATPTPVTQGSEAVASSTLSILALFENESQEWALMKRMNTGWRSKTPCHCRQCGAVFRQPSFAISHRYLHRGQRSYLCQCGRAFRHQLHLLRHCVQHAEALSYICVGCGDTFSGAKLLTRHINGKPWRGNQRGRTVKESENKKCRMPLMCDCGLVFLRPSAYIWHQLKNRTKRKNL, encoded by the coding sequence ATGTTGGAGATGTATCGCAAGGCATCTGAATACACTGTGGAATATGAAGTCGGTGAAGATGATGAGGAGAGTGTCACCCAAAGTGACTCTGATGAGAAGACGTCAGATTCTTGTGAAACCTCTGAAAACTCTGATTCTGAGGAAACTGCTCTACCTCCCCCCATCAAAAATGGAGAAACCTGCAGCAAGTGTGGTCGGGGACCTTTCAGATCGGTGAAGCGCCATTTGCTTTACTGCCGTGGGGTGAAGGACAagtttcagtgtgttttgtgCAAGCACTACTTTTTTACTAAGGACGCTCTACAGGAACATCACATGCCTCTGTATTTGTGTCACAGCTGTGGTCAGGTTCTCCCCACCAAGAACTCATTCAGTCGCCACCCGTGTCCCAGGGGAGTCAAATCCACTTTGGTGCTCTTCTGCTCCGAGTCGATGCCGAAAGCATGCAAAATATGCAAATCCTTTTTCTCGTCTGATAAAGCTTTGTCAATCCATCTGACCAACGTTCACTCATCTGAAATCAGCACCAAACAGTACATCGTTGCTGATTCATCTTTGTTGGCAGGAGCCACAAGCGTCCAAACCCAGGCTGCTAAGAGGAATCTATGTGTTGGTCAGGCTCATGTAGATCCCGCCACCCCAACTCCAGTCACTCAGGGCTCCGAGGCAGTAGCTTCTTCAACGCTCTCCATTCTAGCCCTGTTTGAGAACGAGAGCCAAGAGTGGGCTCTGATGAAGCGGATGAACACAGGATGGCGCTCTAAAACACCCTGCCACTGCAGGCAGTGTGGTGCCGTCTTCCGACAACCCTCCTTCGCCATCAGCCACCGCTACCTCCATCGAGGCCAGCGCTCCTACCTCTGCCAGTGTGGCCGCGCGTTCAGGCACCAGCTGCACCTCCTGCGACACTGCGTTCAGCACGCTGAGGCCTTGAGCTACATCTGCGTCGGCTGCGGCGACACTTTCTCTGGAGCAAAACTTCTAACGCGCCACATAAACGGAAAACCATGGAGAGGAAATCAACGTGGACGGACAGTGAAAGAAAGTGAGAATAAAAAGTGCAGGATGCCCTTGATGTGTGACTGTGGACTGGTGTTTTTAAGGCCTTCGGCCTACATATGGCACCAACTTAAAAACCGAACTAAAAggaaaaacctttga